In Natronococcus occultus SP4, the following proteins share a genomic window:
- a CDS encoding GNAT family N-acetyltransferase: MTLPPDQQPRFPRPPTTADDNEGRTITVEAYDGDADPLVEMYGHFEEASRSQGLPPRSDSRTREWLEGLLEKGLNTIARHGEDVVGHAVLVPSGELYELAIFVRPEYQAAGIGTQLIRGLLGQGQENGVGHVWLTVSRSNRIAMNLYWSAGFETTASGRGEHEMELVL; this comes from the coding sequence ATGACCCTCCCGCCCGACCAACAGCCGCGGTTCCCGCGTCCGCCGACGACGGCCGACGACAACGAGGGCCGAACGATAACGGTCGAAGCCTACGACGGCGACGCCGACCCGCTCGTCGAGATGTACGGCCACTTCGAGGAGGCGTCGCGATCGCAGGGACTGCCACCTCGATCCGACTCCCGAACCCGCGAGTGGCTCGAGGGGCTACTCGAGAAGGGGCTCAACACCATCGCGCGCCACGGCGAGGACGTGGTCGGCCACGCAGTGCTCGTGCCCTCCGGCGAGCTGTACGAACTGGCGATCTTCGTCCGGCCGGAGTACCAGGCCGCGGGAATCGGAACCCAGCTCATCCGCGGGTTGCTCGGCCAGGGACAGGAGAACGGGGTCGGCCACGTCTGGCTGACCGTCTCCCGGAGCAATCGGATCGCGATGAACCTCTACTGGTCGGCCGGGTTCGAGACGACCGCCAGCGGACGGGGCGAACACGAGATGGAACTCGTTCTGTGA
- a CDS encoding twin-arginine translocation signal domain-containing protein: MNRRQLLSAGLATAGVATVAGCSGTDDAGTGGSFPALDVPAYADWIPEASRDDAGAFFAHLDWTSLGGFDEDDGPRTDGEETEALVEDVPILGLPMYGGLIAPFAVFGIMFYPFSGEILPDDEREIDGIATESMTWTEDAIVFRGEYDPELFVARYSEGFEQVDERDGFTVYVAPEELAYAVSEDAVVVAIQPGDDDVYRPEDVVDNALERTLSTVDRIVDTDDGRWLFETTGDAAMAFGVWDADDVDAVLDPAEKIDTGNEPEAEIELGDDPVLDGARGFVTSLVVSAEDGELLETEARFSGLYPEDSAPPEDVVRDRLLAEDVSHEIVLEGDRVHASATFEELPS; this comes from the coding sequence ATGAATCGACGCCAGTTGCTCTCCGCGGGCCTCGCTACTGCCGGAGTCGCGACGGTCGCCGGGTGTTCCGGTACCGACGACGCCGGCACTGGGGGCTCGTTTCCCGCCCTCGACGTTCCGGCCTACGCCGACTGGATCCCCGAAGCGAGCCGCGACGACGCGGGCGCGTTTTTCGCTCACCTCGATTGGACGAGCCTCGGGGGGTTCGACGAAGACGACGGGCCCAGAACTGACGGCGAAGAAACCGAGGCGCTCGTCGAGGACGTCCCGATCCTTGGACTCCCGATGTACGGCGGTCTGATCGCCCCGTTCGCGGTGTTCGGAATCATGTTCTACCCGTTCTCCGGCGAGATCCTCCCCGACGACGAGCGGGAGATCGACGGGATCGCGACGGAGTCGATGACCTGGACCGAGGACGCGATCGTGTTCCGCGGGGAGTACGATCCCGAGCTGTTCGTCGCCCGGTACTCCGAGGGGTTTGAACAGGTCGACGAGCGCGACGGGTTTACGGTCTACGTCGCCCCCGAGGAGCTGGCCTACGCCGTCTCCGAGGACGCGGTGGTCGTCGCGATCCAGCCCGGCGACGACGACGTCTACCGTCCCGAGGACGTCGTCGACAACGCGCTCGAGCGAACGCTCTCGACGGTCGACCGGATCGTCGACACCGACGACGGCCGGTGGCTCTTCGAGACGACCGGCGACGCGGCGATGGCGTTCGGCGTCTGGGACGCCGACGACGTCGACGCCGTTCTCGATCCGGCCGAGAAGATCGACACCGGCAACGAGCCCGAGGCCGAGATCGAACTGGGCGACGATCCCGTCCTCGACGGCGCCAGGGGTTTCGTTACCAGCCTCGTCGTGTCCGCCGAGGACGGCGAGCTGCTCGAAACCGAGGCTCGGTTCTCGGGGCTCTACCCGGAGGACTCGGCCCCACCCGAGGACGTGGTCCGGGACCGGCTTCTTGCCGAAGACGTCTCTCATGAGATCGTCCTCGAGGGGGATCGAGTCCACGCGTCGGCGACGTTCGAGGAGCTGCCGTCGTAG
- a CDS encoding winged helix-turn-helix domain-containing protein, protein MSATNSTTDSASPLSTETNADTGTVLAALEDGDCRAILEATADEALTAAELASRCEIPSSTVYRKLELLTDAGLLEERIRIQMGGKHASEYCQCFDEISISVSDIDGVSIDASGAGSSALSD, encoded by the coding sequence ATGTCCGCGACGAACTCCACTACTGATTCCGCTTCCCCGCTATCGACCGAGACCAACGCCGACACCGGCACCGTCCTCGCGGCCCTCGAGGACGGCGATTGCCGAGCGATCCTCGAGGCGACGGCCGACGAGGCCCTGACCGCCGCCGAACTCGCGAGCCGCTGTGAGATCCCATCCTCGACAGTGTACCGCAAGCTTGAGCTGTTGACCGACGCCGGCCTGCTCGAGGAGCGAATCCGCATCCAGATGGGTGGCAAACACGCCAGCGAGTACTGCCAGTGTTTCGACGAGATCTCGATTTCCGTGTCGGATATCGACGGCGTATCAATCGACGCTTCCGGGGCGGGATCGAGTGCGCTCTCCGACTAA
- a CDS encoding TorD/DmsD family molecular chaperone, which produces MTAITHVHRARLYKLASMAFDRPDEQFEEALLSGTFEQQLLESAEALGGEDLEEHATTVAEAAPSDEDGIDDLYSDWATLFGFEEGGNISQYQIEYSPGTLVTSTDVLADISGFYGAFGLSMDEGNRDRVDHLCIQLEFLSHLALQTAYLENEGDETGVEVVTDAQGSFLEDHLGRWTGRFRETLSEDADIEFYRALASVVDVLVADDTDRFDVEPKEFDETQPSPLEGLNDGEGDFRCGTCGATPSGSTAEMPMGDRKGPY; this is translated from the coding sequence ATGACCGCAATCACTCACGTTCACCGCGCACGACTGTACAAGCTCGCCTCGATGGCGTTCGACCGCCCCGACGAGCAGTTCGAGGAGGCACTGCTCTCGGGAACCTTCGAGCAGCAGCTGCTCGAGTCCGCCGAAGCGCTCGGTGGTGAGGACCTCGAGGAACACGCCACGACGGTAGCCGAGGCGGCACCGTCCGACGAGGACGGCATCGACGACCTCTACTCGGACTGGGCCACGCTGTTTGGTTTCGAGGAAGGTGGAAACATCTCTCAGTACCAGATCGAGTACAGTCCGGGAACGCTCGTCACCAGTACGGATGTGCTGGCCGACATTTCGGGCTTTTACGGCGCGTTCGGCCTCTCGATGGACGAGGGGAACCGCGATCGCGTCGACCATCTCTGCATCCAGCTCGAGTTCCTCTCGCACCTGGCTCTGCAGACGGCCTACCTCGAGAACGAGGGCGACGAGACCGGTGTCGAGGTCGTGACCGACGCCCAGGGGAGCTTCCTCGAGGACCATCTCGGACGCTGGACCGGACGGTTCCGCGAGACGCTTTCGGAGGACGCCGACATCGAGTTCTACCGAGCGCTCGCGTCAGTGGTCGACGTGCTCGTCGCCGACGACACCGACCGGTTCGACGTCGAACCGAAGGAGTTCGACGAGACGCAGCCCTCGCCCCTCGAGGGACTTAACGACGGAGAGGGTGACTTCCGCTGTGGGACCTGTGGTGCGACGCCCTCGGGATCGACCGCCGAGATGCCGATGGGTGACCGAAAGGGTCCCTACTAA
- a CDS encoding P-loop NTPase yields the protein MEDETPRTDEEIKRAVIDRTREVQLADGDPVSEQLLEDVSVEDGVVTFTVVFDRLNRRLSERLSDQLRGAGLATEGIDHVRIEATDAEAPESGLPVTGVDSLIAIGSAKGGVGKTTITAALARALNESGLDVAVFDANVYAPDIPDLLGAEGPVQNTPSGRPKPIEADGIEVVSLDLIAEDGPVAWRGAMVHDVLKDLLGDATWDDRDVLLVDLPPGIGDAVYTIVQQAPLDGALLVSTPTDAGVRATERTGALFTANDVETIGVVPNMTATGAESSPYEGDGRELEDAINEEAIASIDPVPFDSALRTPTACSFGEDGSPGERAVAALGETVAEFVAGRGGSRAPADAIDLRGLPPETCKRQAITELAVSDGELTLLCRHDPEELRESIEETLASDGKRLDRVDIEDIGQEGWVLELETELLARSEPLA from the coding sequence ATGGAAGACGAGACACCGCGGACCGACGAGGAGATCAAACGCGCAGTCATCGACAGAACCCGAGAGGTACAGCTGGCCGACGGTGACCCGGTCAGCGAGCAGCTCCTCGAGGACGTCTCCGTCGAGGACGGGGTCGTCACGTTCACGGTCGTCTTCGATCGGCTCAACCGACGGTTGAGCGAGCGCCTCTCGGATCAACTCCGGGGTGCAGGCCTCGCGACCGAGGGGATCGACCACGTTCGGATCGAGGCGACCGACGCCGAGGCACCCGAGAGCGGTCTTCCCGTGACGGGTGTCGACTCGCTGATCGCGATCGGCAGCGCGAAAGGCGGGGTCGGCAAGACGACGATCACCGCCGCGCTCGCGCGGGCGCTCAACGAGTCCGGACTCGACGTGGCGGTCTTCGACGCGAACGTCTACGCGCCGGACATCCCTGACCTGCTGGGTGCGGAGGGACCGGTCCAGAACACGCCCTCGGGACGGCCTAAGCCGATCGAGGCCGACGGAATCGAGGTCGTCAGTCTCGATCTGATCGCTGAGGACGGCCCCGTCGCCTGGCGCGGCGCGATGGTCCACGACGTCCTGAAGGACCTGCTCGGGGACGCGACCTGGGACGACCGGGACGTCCTGCTGGTCGATCTCCCGCCGGGGATCGGCGACGCCGTCTACACGATCGTCCAGCAGGCACCGCTCGACGGCGCCCTGCTCGTCAGCACGCCGACCGACGCCGGCGTCCGGGCGACCGAGCGCACCGGCGCGTTGTTTACCGCCAACGACGTCGAGACGATCGGCGTCGTCCCGAACATGACCGCGACGGGAGCCGAGTCCTCTCCCTACGAGGGGGATGGACGCGAGCTCGAGGACGCGATCAACGAGGAGGCGATCGCGTCGATCGACCCCGTCCCCTTCGACTCCGCGCTCCGGACGCCGACGGCGTGTTCGTTCGGCGAGGACGGCTCGCCCGGCGAGCGGGCGGTCGCCGCGCTCGGCGAGACCGTTGCCGAGTTCGTCGCGGGCCGCGGCGGGAGTCGGGCGCCCGCGGACGCGATCGATCTACGCGGGCTTCCGCCCGAGACCTGTAAGCGACAGGCGATCACGGAGCTGGCCGTCAGTGACGGCGAGCTCACGCTGCTCTGTCGACACGACCCCGAGGAGCTGCGTGAGTCGATCGAGGAGACTCTCGCGTCCGACGGGAAGCGACTCGACCGGGTAGACATCGAGGATATCGGTCAGGAGGGCTGGGTCCTCGAACTCGAGACCGAGCTACTCGCGCGGTCGGAGCCGCTGGCCTGA
- a CDS encoding Cdc6/Cdc18 family protein has product MTEQAGGDPLFQSQDPIFNRKELLHVGHVPEEDRIVGRDDEIQSVAAEIGAITRGDPPNNVMIYGKTGTGKSLISRHVATRARDAAEDNEIDCDVLYVDCSEANTETRATRQLALSLADQTSYDDHIPVRGVGTMEYYQHIWSILEEFFDSVIVILDEIDKLDNSNILMQLSRAREARKTDTYIGVIGISNKVQYRETLDERIDSSFGHRELFFHPYDAAQLREIMRNREDAFQPDVLEDGTIELCAALAAKKHGDARKAIEILKEAGELARRTTSEAVSERHIKQAQEVAEINRIEELTSGATVHAKLALYALASCIVTGDRETYKTREIYERYADICELVATDPITENGLYRQLKEQAFLGVIESEKTGGGRSQGSYLLHRLVTDPKHIVKAVRRDDSLGELPPYDKLTDTDGSTRGRVDLSTFS; this is encoded by the coding sequence ATGACCGAACAGGCCGGTGGGGATCCTCTCTTCCAGTCGCAGGATCCGATCTTCAATCGGAAAGAACTCCTGCACGTCGGCCACGTCCCCGAGGAGGACCGGATCGTCGGTCGGGACGACGAGATCCAGTCCGTCGCCGCCGAAATCGGGGCGATCACGCGGGGCGACCCACCGAACAACGTAATGATCTACGGCAAGACCGGGACCGGGAAGAGCCTCATCTCCCGCCACGTCGCGACGCGAGCCCGGGACGCTGCCGAGGACAACGAGATCGACTGCGACGTCCTCTACGTCGACTGCTCGGAGGCCAACACCGAGACGCGGGCGACCCGCCAGCTGGCGCTCAGTCTCGCCGACCAGACCAGCTACGACGACCACATCCCGGTCCGCGGGGTCGGAACGATGGAGTACTACCAGCACATCTGGTCGATCCTCGAGGAGTTTTTCGACTCGGTGATCGTGATCCTCGACGAGATCGACAAGCTCGACAACAGCAACATTTTGATGCAGCTCTCCCGGGCCCGCGAGGCACGCAAGACCGACACCTACATCGGTGTCATCGGGATCAGTAACAAGGTCCAGTACCGCGAGACCTTAGACGAGCGCATCGACAGCAGCTTCGGCCACCGGGAGCTGTTTTTCCACCCCTACGACGCCGCCCAGCTCCGAGAGATCATGCGCAACCGCGAGGACGCCTTCCAGCCCGACGTCCTCGAGGACGGAACGATCGAGCTCTGTGCGGCGCTGGCGGCGAAGAAACACGGCGACGCGCGCAAGGCAATCGAGATCCTCAAGGAGGCCGGCGAGCTCGCCCGTCGGACGACCTCGGAAGCGGTTTCGGAACGTCATATCAAGCAGGCCCAGGAGGTCGCCGAGATCAATCGGATCGAGGAGCTCACCAGCGGAGCGACCGTCCACGCGAAGCTGGCACTGTACGCGCTGGCAAGCTGTATCGTCACTGGGGATCGCGAGACCTACAAGACCCGCGAGATCTACGAGCGCTACGCCGATATCTGCGAGCTGGTCGCGACCGATCCGATCACCGAGAACGGCCTCTACCGCCAGCTCAAAGAGCAGGCGTTCCTGGGTGTCATCGAGTCGGAGAAGACGGGTGGTGGTCGCTCTCAGGGGAGTTACCTTCTCCACCGGCTGGTGACCGATCCGAAACACATCGTCAAGGCGGTTCGGCGGGACGACTCGCTCGGAGAGCTGCCGCCGTACGACAAACTCACCGACACCGACGGCTCGACCCGCGGCCGCGTCGATCTTTCGACGTTTTCGTAG
- a CDS encoding molybdopterin-dependent oxidoreductase produces MAEDDAGIEMTRRELGAAAAGVAGASGLGLLGYRRLSGDADETAEDGPMNPLEEYPNREWEEHYRDVWEPDDSYMLTCTPNDTHNCYLEASIKNGQVTRLGPSMNYGEATDLDGNQATQRWDPRVCNKGLAMIERFYSDQRVQAPMVREGFRQWVEDGFPREDDGSMPQEYANRGEDDWVEMEFDEAYELAAEAIYNIAENYNGDAGAQRLLEQEYDERVVEETEGIGTQVLKFRGGMPLLGMIRLMGMYRVANQMALVDQHIRDVDETEAVGGVGLDNYSWHTDLPPGHTMVTGQQTVDFDLVNVEYADHVILAGINFLTTKMADCHWLTEARLKGTKVTGVFTDYNATASKCDELVVLRPATDSALFLGAAKIIIEEEQYDEDYVRRFTDLPMLVRMDDKSLLRASDVVEGYEPADLEKTMVVEDDEDRPREGTTEVWENVLTEDLRDEWGDFVVRDEESGELEPVTRDEIGDDFDVPASLEGSFEVETVDGETVEVRPVFDLIKQHLIDTWDAESVAEVTGSSPEAVENLAADVADNHEKTLILTGMGPNHYTNQDQKDRAVFLLASLTKNVGRHAGNVGSYAGNYRGAYFNGRDQWIYEDPFDPELDPDSDVDIRNTTTAQSAHWYSNGDRPLKIEGEYHMGDSHMPTPTKLLWVSGSNSILGNAKGSYDIIENMLRNGRIEAFFTNEWWWTGTCEYSDIVFPADSWAEHNMNDITAAVTNPFVMAIPTTEIDRIYDTRNDAEIYAGVAEKLGELLDDDRFEDYWAFINEEDTARPYLQRIIDHSNTVKGYDIDDMLDEARDGTPKLIQTQTYPKKVGGRQAVDGDPWFTKTGRMEFFREEELFTEAGENIPLHREPMDGTFYEPNAIVSGDDHPIIDPETPEDLDWDEDRRDGDARQVRNRIYTPEELTDTEHPLKELDEGYDYSYMTPKYRHGTHTFANSLPNIAVWWGPFGDMERHDERKPYYGEGYVEMNPEDMEEEGFNDGDYVWVDADPEDRPYRGADSEDEDNYARAKMRVRSQPAMPRGVTRSWMNLNGASHGTVEAHNDEDGDGMAVNEQTDYASLYRQGSHQSATRTWFRPTLLTDDMARKNYGGQNIDVGFEMDVHVANGAPKESFVKIEKAEDAAHEEDEEQWMPDRKGMRPAGEDESMEEYLSGNFVTTSDD; encoded by the coding sequence ATGGCTGAGGACGACGCCGGCATCGAGATGACCCGCCGCGAACTCGGCGCCGCGGCGGCCGGGGTCGCCGGTGCCTCCGGACTCGGTCTGCTTGGTTACCGACGGCTCTCGGGTGATGCGGACGAGACGGCCGAGGACGGCCCGATGAACCCCCTCGAGGAGTATCCGAACCGGGAGTGGGAGGAACACTACCGCGACGTGTGGGAGCCCGACGACTCCTACATGCTCACGTGTACGCCCAACGACACCCACAACTGCTACCTCGAAGCATCCATCAAGAACGGCCAGGTTACCCGCCTCGGTCCCTCGATGAACTACGGCGAGGCGACGGACCTGGACGGCAACCAGGCGACCCAGCGCTGGGACCCCCGCGTCTGTAACAAGGGTCTGGCGATGATCGAGCGGTTCTACAGCGACCAGCGAGTCCAGGCCCCGATGGTTCGAGAAGGGTTCAGACAGTGGGTCGAGGACGGCTTCCCCCGCGAGGACGACGGCTCGATGCCCCAGGAGTATGCCAACCGCGGCGAGGACGACTGGGTCGAGATGGAGTTCGACGAGGCGTACGAACTCGCTGCGGAAGCGATCTACAATATCGCCGAAAACTACAACGGTGACGCGGGCGCACAGCGGCTCCTCGAGCAGGAGTACGACGAGCGCGTCGTCGAGGAGACCGAAGGGATCGGCACGCAAGTGCTGAAGTTCCGCGGCGGGATGCCCCTGCTCGGGATGATCCGACTGATGGGGATGTACCGCGTCGCGAATCAGATGGCGCTGGTCGACCAGCACATCCGCGATGTCGACGAGACCGAAGCCGTCGGCGGCGTCGGCCTGGACAACTACTCCTGGCACACTGACCTGCCGCCGGGACACACGATGGTTACCGGCCAGCAGACCGTCGACTTCGACCTCGTGAACGTCGAGTACGCGGACCACGTCATCCTCGCGGGGATCAACTTCCTGACGACGAAGATGGCCGACTGCCACTGGCTGACCGAGGCCAGACTCAAGGGCACGAAGGTCACCGGCGTCTTCACCGACTACAACGCGACGGCCTCGAAGTGCGACGAACTGGTCGTGCTCCGTCCGGCGACCGACTCCGCGCTGTTCCTCGGTGCGGCCAAGATCATCATCGAGGAGGAACAGTACGACGAGGACTACGTCCGTCGCTTTACCGACCTCCCAATGCTCGTCCGCATGGACGATAAGTCGCTCCTGCGTGCGAGCGACGTCGTCGAGGGCTACGAGCCCGCCGACCTCGAGAAGACGATGGTCGTCGAGGACGACGAGGACCGACCCCGGGAGGGGACGACCGAGGTCTGGGAGAACGTCCTCACTGAGGACCTTCGCGACGAGTGGGGTGACTTCGTCGTCCGCGACGAGGAGAGCGGTGAGCTCGAGCCCGTCACGCGCGACGAGATCGGTGACGACTTCGACGTCCCGGCGAGCCTCGAGGGTAGCTTCGAGGTCGAGACCGTCGACGGCGAGACCGTCGAGGTCCGTCCCGTCTTCGACTTGATCAAGCAGCACCTGATCGACACCTGGGACGCCGAATCCGTCGCGGAGGTCACCGGTAGCTCGCCGGAGGCCGTCGAGAATCTGGCCGCGGACGTCGCGGACAACCACGAGAAAACGCTCATCCTCACGGGGATGGGACCGAACCACTACACGAACCAGGACCAGAAGGACCGCGCCGTGTTCCTGCTGGCCTCGCTGACGAAGAACGTCGGCCGCCACGCCGGCAACGTCGGCAGCTACGCAGGTAACTACCGTGGCGCATACTTTAACGGCCGCGACCAGTGGATCTACGAGGATCCGTTCGATCCCGAACTCGATCCCGACTCGGACGTCGACATCCGGAATACGACGACGGCCCAGTCGGCCCACTGGTACTCCAACGGCGACCGTCCGCTAAAGATCGAGGGCGAGTACCACATGGGTGACTCGCATATGCCGACACCGACGAAGCTGCTGTGGGTGTCGGGTTCGAACTCGATCCTGGGCAACGCGAAGGGTTCCTACGATATCATCGAGAACATGCTTCGTAACGGCCGGATCGAGGCCTTTTTCACCAACGAGTGGTGGTGGACGGGGACCTGCGAGTACTCCGATATCGTCTTCCCGGCCGACTCGTGGGCCGAGCACAACATGAACGACATCACGGCCGCGGTGACGAACCCGTTCGTGATGGCGATCCCCACGACCGAGATCGACCGGATCTACGATACCCGTAACGACGCGGAGATCTACGCGGGCGTCGCCGAGAAGCTCGGCGAACTTCTCGACGACGACCGGTTCGAGGACTACTGGGCCTTTATCAATGAGGAGGACACGGCCCGGCCGTACCTCCAGCGGATCATCGACCACTCGAACACCGTCAAAGGGTACGACATCGACGACATGCTCGACGAGGCCCGCGACGGGACGCCGAAGCTCATCCAGACCCAGACGTACCCGAAGAAGGTCGGTGGCCGTCAGGCCGTCGACGGTGACCCCTGGTTCACGAAGACCGGTCGGATGGAGTTCTTCCGCGAGGAGGAGCTGTTCACCGAGGCCGGCGAGAACATCCCGCTCCACCGCGAGCCGATGGACGGGACGTTCTACGAGCCCAACGCCATCGTCTCCGGCGACGATCACCCGATCATCGATCCCGAGACCCCGGAGGACTTAGACTGGGACGAGGATCGCCGCGACGGCGACGCCCGACAGGTCCGTAACCGGATCTACACGCCGGAGGAGCTCACCGACACCGAGCACCCGCTCAAGGAGCTCGACGAGGGGTACGACTACAGCTACATGACACCGAAGTACCGCCACGGTACCCACACCTTCGCGAACTCGCTACCGAACATCGCGGTCTGGTGGGGTCCCTTCGGCGACATGGAGCGCCACGACGAGCGCAAGCCCTACTACGGCGAGGGGTACGTCGAGATGAACCCAGAGGACATGGAAGAGGAGGGCTTCAACGACGGCGACTACGTCTGGGTCGACGCCGACCCCGAGGACCGGCCGTACCGCGGCGCCGACTCCGAGGACGAGGACAACTACGCCCGCGCGAAGATGCGCGTTCGTAGCCAGCCGGCGATGCCACGGGGCGTCACCCGCAGCTGGATGAACCTGAACGGCGCCTCCCACGGTACCGTCGAGGCCCACAACGACGAGGACGGCGACGGGATGGCGGTCAACGAACAGACCGACTACGCGTCGCTGTACCGGCAGGGGAGCCACCAGAGCGCGACCCGAACCTGGTTCCGGCCGACCCTGCTGACCGACGACATGGCCCGGAAGAACTACGGTGGGCAAAACATCGACGTCGGCTTCGAGATGGACGTTCACGTCGCTAACGGCGCGCCAAAGGAGTCGTTCGTCAAGATCGAGAAGGCCGAGGACGCGGCCCACGAAGAGGACGAGGAACAGTGGATGCCCGACCGGAAGGGAATGCGACCCGCGGGCGAGGACGAATCGATGGAAGAGTACCTGAGCGGTAACTTCGTGACGACTTCCGACGACTAA
- a CDS encoding 4Fe-4S dicluster domain-containing protein — MAEVYNWQIGREMEYPYAESRPEKQWGAVFDINKCIACQTCTLSCKTTWTHGEGQEHMFWNNVETKPYGSHPIGWDKEILEELGVGEWTEQDGEYVYEGDTIFEANDVDWEDMEPDDDPQNMHGEGIEGYLPDSEDWAYPNLGEDEPAGEQFQADTHISEDQETHPMWFFYLPRLCNHCSFAGCAGGCPVQAVYKREEDGIVLIDEENCEAYQECVRACPYGKSVFNTEKNVSQKCVGCYPKVEEGLVPQCFENCLGKIRQHGWINPPEEADSSNPIDYLVHDAEVALPLYPQLGLEPNVYYIPPINVPDDYLVQMFGPRVKEAKETYQAARRGDEEYRKLRGLLHLMGSTEWRVEEFEVTDEEAIGYDEDGSTVARVPMEEPQYERDLYDEENDAYRLDIT; from the coding sequence ATGGCTGAAGTATACAACTGGCAGATCGGACGCGAGATGGAGTACCCCTACGCAGAGTCCCGACCGGAGAAGCAGTGGGGGGCCGTCTTCGACATCAACAAATGTATCGCGTGCCAGACATGTACGCTGTCGTGCAAGACGACCTGGACCCACGGCGAGGGCCAGGAGCACATGTTCTGGAACAACGTCGAGACCAAACCCTACGGCTCCCATCCCATCGGCTGGGACAAGGAGATACTCGAGGAGCTCGGCGTCGGCGAGTGGACAGAACAGGACGGCGAGTACGTGTACGAGGGAGACACGATCTTCGAGGCCAACGACGTCGACTGGGAGGATATGGAGCCCGACGACGATCCCCAGAACATGCACGGCGAGGGGATCGAGGGCTACCTGCCCGACAGCGAGGACTGGGCCTACCCCAACCTCGGCGAGGACGAGCCGGCCGGCGAGCAGTTCCAGGCGGACACGCATATCTCGGAGGATCAGGAGACCCACCCGATGTGGTTCTTCTACCTCCCGCGGCTGTGCAACCACTGCTCGTTCGCGGGCTGTGCCGGAGGGTGTCCGGTCCAGGCGGTCTACAAGCGCGAGGAAGACGGGATCGTCCTGATCGACGAGGAGAACTGCGAGGCGTACCAGGAGTGCGTTCGGGCCTGCCCGTACGGCAAGTCCGTCTTCAACACCGAGAAGAACGTCTCCCAGAAGTGTGTCGGCTGCTACCCGAAGGTCGAGGAAGGGCTCGTCCCGCAGTGTTTCGAGAACTGTCTGGGCAAGATCCGCCAGCACGGCTGGATCAACCCGCCCGAAGAGGCCGACTCCTCGAACCCGATCGACTACCTCGTCCACGACGCCGAGGTCGCGCTGCCGCTGTACCCCCAGCTCGGCCTCGAGCCCAACGTCTACTACATTCCGCCGATCAACGTCCCGGACGATTACCTCGTCCAGATGTTCGGTCCGCGGGTCAAAGAGGCCAAGGAGACCTACCAGGCCGCCCGTCGCGGCGACGAGGAGTACCGCAAGCTCCGCGGCCTGCTCCACCTGATGGGGTCGACCGAGTGGCGCGTCGAGGAGTTCGAGGTCACCGACGAGGAAGCCATCGGCTACGACGAGGACGGCTCGACGGTTGCTCGCGTCCCGATGGAGGAACCGCAGTACGAACGCGACCTCTACGACGAGGAGAACGACGCCTACCGGCTCGACATCACGTAA